A single window of Uloborus diversus isolate 005 chromosome 5, Udiv.v.3.1, whole genome shotgun sequence DNA harbors:
- the LOC129222135 gene encoding sterol carrier protein 2-like isoform X2, giving the protein MAKPSSKVFVVGVGMTKFVKPGTGDDYPEMAKEAVTKALDDAKINYDRVQQACVGYVYGDSTCGQRALYEVGMSGIPIYNVNNNCSTGSTALYMAKQLIEGGVSDCVLALGFEKMARGSLTSKFDDRTNPMDKHVLVLSNRHGFAAAPVAAQFFGSAGREHMEKYGTKPEHFAKIAVKNHKHSTKNPYSQFRDEYTLEQIMKSPVVYEPLTKLQCCPTSDGAAAAILVSEAFVKSHGLEGKAVEILGMEMATDLPSTFKENSCIKMIGFDMTKTAAGKLFQKTGVRPSDVNVVELHDCFSTNELITYEALGLCEIGGGAKLVESGNNTYGGKYVVNPSGGLISKGHPLGATGIAQCAELCWQLRNEAGERQVQNCRLALQHNIGLGGAVVVALYKLGYPDMAPKVSSSSNEFGGLEPPKDIFKLKSAEFFTRAIPLLKVAENSIDKKIKGSLKLKVKDDNSDYIASGVIKIDKGKIDISFDSDETADCTISLSDNVLYDVLHKKTTFEKEFFAGKLKLQGNVGFVTRLMTMKNILFSKL; this is encoded by the coding sequence ATGGCAAAACCAAGCTCAAAAGTCTTTGTCGTAGGAGTGGGAATGACCAAATTCGTAAAACCAGGTACTGGAGATGACTATCCAGAAATGGCTAAAGAAGCTGTGACTAAAGCTCTTGATGATGCCAAGATAAATTACGATCGAGTTCAACAAGCATGTGTTGGATATGTGTATGGTGATTCTACTTGTGGACAAAGAGCTTTATATGAAGTTGGAATGTCTGGCATTCCTATTTATAATGTTAACAATAATTGTTCTACTGGATCTACTGCATTATACATGGCTAAGCAGTTAATTGAAGGTGGTGTTAGTGATTGTGTTCTTGCTTTGGGATTTGAGAAGATGGCTAGAGGATCCTTGACATCTAAGTTCGATGATCGTACCAATCCTATGGATAAGCACGTTTTAGTTCTATCAAACCGTCATGGCTTTGCAGCTGCTCCTGTCGCTGCTCAGTTTTTCGGTAGTGCTGGAAGGGAACACATGGAGAAGTATGGAACCAAGCCTGAGCATTTTGCGAAAATTGCCGTGAAGAATCATAAGCATTCTACCAAAAACCCTTATTCTCAATTCCGAGATGAGTACACACTGGAACAGATCATGAAATCTCCTGTTGTTTATGAACCTCTGACGAAATTGCAGTGTTGTCCCACTTCTGATGGTGCAGCAGCGGCAATATTAGTGAGTGAGGCTTTCGTTAAATCTCATGGCTTGGAAGGGAAGGCTGTGGAGATACTAGGTATGGAAATGGCTACTGACTTGCCAAGTACTTTCAAGGAAAATAGTTGTATTAAAATGATTGGATTTGACATGACAAAAACCGCTGCTGGTAAATTGTTCCAAAAAACCGGAGTTAGACCATCCGATGTAAACGTTGTTGAGTTGCATGATTGTTTCTCTACCAATGAGCTCATAACATATGAAGCTTTGGGTTTGTGTGAAATAGGAGGGGGAGCTAAACTGGTGGAGTCTGGTAATAATACCTACGGTGGAAAGTATGTTGTCAACCCTAGTGGAGGACTGATATCTAAAGGTCATCCGTTGGGTGCCACTGGAATAGCACAGTGTGCAGAATTATGTTGGCAACTTCGCAACGAAGCAGGTGAACGGCAAGTTCAAAATTGTCGTTTGGCTTTGCAGCATAACATTGGTCTTGGTGGTGCAGTTGTGGTTGCTCTATATAAGCTTGGTTATCCTGATATGGCACCAAAAGTATCGAGTTCTAGTAACGAATTTGGTGGTTTGGAACCGCCAAAAGACATATTCAAACTCAAATCGGCTGAGTTTTTTACAAGAGCTATCCCCCTCTTAAAAGTTGCAGAAAATTCTATTgataaaaaaatcaaaggttcTCTGAAGCTTAAAGTCAAAGATGATAATTCGGATTACATTGCTTCGGGTGTTATAAAAATTGACAAAGGAAAAATCGATATTAGCTTTGATTCTGATGAGACAGCAGATTGCACAATAAGTCTTTCTGATAATGTTCTTTATGATGTACTACacaaaaaaactacttttgaaaaagaattttttgctgGAAAGTTGAAATTGCAAGGGAATGTAGGATTCGTTACTAGATTAATgaccatgaaaaatattttattttcaaagctttAA
- the LOC129222135 gene encoding sterol carrier protein 2-like isoform X1, producing the protein MERVMAKPSSKVFVVGVGMTKFVKPGTGDDYPEMAKEAVTKALDDAKINYDRVQQACVGYVYGDSTCGQRALYEVGMSGIPIYNVNNNCSTGSTALYMAKQLIEGGVSDCVLALGFEKMARGSLTSKFDDRTNPMDKHVLVLSNRHGFAAAPVAAQFFGSAGREHMEKYGTKPEHFAKIAVKNHKHSTKNPYSQFRDEYTLEQIMKSPVVYEPLTKLQCCPTSDGAAAAILVSEAFVKSHGLEGKAVEILGMEMATDLPSTFKENSCIKMIGFDMTKTAAGKLFQKTGVRPSDVNVVELHDCFSTNELITYEALGLCEIGGGAKLVESGNNTYGGKYVVNPSGGLISKGHPLGATGIAQCAELCWQLRNEAGERQVQNCRLALQHNIGLGGAVVVALYKLGYPDMAPKVSSSSNEFGGLEPPKDIFKLKSAEFFTRAIPLLKVAENSIDKKIKGSLKLKVKDDNSDYIASGVIKIDKGKIDISFDSDETADCTISLSDNVLYDVLHKKTTFEKEFFAGKLKLQGNVGFVTRLMTMKNILFSKL; encoded by the exons ATg GAAAGGGTCATGGCAAAACCAAGCTCAAAAGTCTTTGTCGTAGGAGTGGGAATGACCAAATTCGTAAAACCAGGTACTGGAGATGACTATCCAGAAATGGCTAAAGAAGCTGTGACTAAAGCTCTTGATGATGCCAAGATAAATTACGATCGAGTTCAACAAGCATGTGTTGGATATGTGTATGGTGATTCTACTTGTGGACAAAGAGCTTTATATGAAGTTGGAATGTCTGGCATTCCTATTTATAATGTTAACAATAATTGTTCTACTGGATCTACTGCATTATACATGGCTAAGCAGTTAATTGAAGGTGGTGTTAGTGATTGTGTTCTTGCTTTGGGATTTGAGAAGATGGCTAGAGGATCCTTGACATCTAAGTTCGATGATCGTACCAATCCTATGGATAAGCACGTTTTAGTTCTATCAAACCGTCATGGCTTTGCAGCTGCTCCTGTCGCTGCTCAGTTTTTCGGTAGTGCTGGAAGGGAACACATGGAGAAGTATGGAACCAAGCCTGAGCATTTTGCGAAAATTGCCGTGAAGAATCATAAGCATTCTACCAAAAACCCTTATTCTCAATTCCGAGATGAGTACACACTGGAACAGATCATGAAATCTCCTGTTGTTTATGAACCTCTGACGAAATTGCAGTGTTGTCCCACTTCTGATGGTGCAGCAGCGGCAATATTAGTGAGTGAGGCTTTCGTTAAATCTCATGGCTTGGAAGGGAAGGCTGTGGAGATACTAGGTATGGAAATGGCTACTGACTTGCCAAGTACTTTCAAGGAAAATAGTTGTATTAAAATGATTGGATTTGACATGACAAAAACCGCTGCTGGTAAATTGTTCCAAAAAACCGGAGTTAGACCATCCGATGTAAACGTTGTTGAGTTGCATGATTGTTTCTCTACCAATGAGCTCATAACATATGAAGCTTTGGGTTTGTGTGAAATAGGAGGGGGAGCTAAACTGGTGGAGTCTGGTAATAATACCTACGGTGGAAAGTATGTTGTCAACCCTAGTGGAGGACTGATATCTAAAGGTCATCCGTTGGGTGCCACTGGAATAGCACAGTGTGCAGAATTATGTTGGCAACTTCGCAACGAAGCAGGTGAACGGCAAGTTCAAAATTGTCGTTTGGCTTTGCAGCATAACATTGGTCTTGGTGGTGCAGTTGTGGTTGCTCTATATAAGCTTGGTTATCCTGATATGGCACCAAAAGTATCGAGTTCTAGTAACGAATTTGGTGGTTTGGAACCGCCAAAAGACATATTCAAACTCAAATCGGCTGAGTTTTTTACAAGAGCTATCCCCCTCTTAAAAGTTGCAGAAAATTCTATTgataaaaaaatcaaaggttcTCTGAAGCTTAAAGTCAAAGATGATAATTCGGATTACATTGCTTCGGGTGTTATAAAAATTGACAAAGGAAAAATCGATATTAGCTTTGATTCTGATGAGACAGCAGATTGCACAATAAGTCTTTCTGATAATGTTCTTTATGATGTACTACacaaaaaaactacttttgaaaaagaattttttgctgGAAAGTTGAAATTGCAAGGGAATGTAGGATTCGTTACTAGATTAATgaccatgaaaaatattttattttcaaagctttAA